The region TGGAATATAATAAAGGCTAAGCTCCCGATGAAACACaacttaatatttattaaataatactgAGAAATGGTATATTACAGACACTCTCTGAACGCACATGCATCTGTTCGACAAAACTCTCCGACATGGGGCGACACTTACAAACGTACCAACCGTCGCACGCATAACACACTGCGTCGCTACCAACCTGAAATATCTTTCTATCGATTCATAGATCGATATAGGAGGGGAAGATGGCGGTATGGAAGTGAAGAACGAAAGTTTTGAGCTTAGAGTTTCTTACTGTGATATTAGAGTAAAAGTAAGTAGAACTGGAATAGGAATATCCCAAAAAGAAGAATTCCTCGCaaggtaattaattaataaataagctCTCTAAAAGAGTCAAGAATTATAGACAATCCAATACAGTGGGAGATATAACCTCTATATCTGAGCCGGATTTTAGTCGGTGATCCGTCCCGCCGCGAGGCGGGACGAAAGTTTATCTTGTCGATGATTGGAGGAGAGGATTTAACAAAAAAGGACCCACAGGAAGGTCCATCCAATCAAATATCCATCAATACATTGGTACCAATGGATCTAGACCAGGTATCtggtgttgcgtcgcagtgtggtgggatggggatttttgttgtgggttcgggtgcccgtggagcgctgaagcgctctgctcgtggaggttcacaataacttcgtacacagagtaaaatggcgaaaataattgttagagatttatttagaaagtctTGGAGATCTAACTCcttcggttctataatgagttctgtcgtcctggagcttcgaatcccttttttagcttcttccttctcgcttccttagccaataggaaaattgggatcttctggctaggcgttgattcgtcggatcactcgtcttccggttgctgcttgatggtgattggcagtggatggatcttaatagcgcacgcacgggagtggggtacgcatgagggtgaagctccgccaaaacaagggacgtggggccatgtgggaccgaacgagcgagaggtccgagggagttccaagaggtccttgactcggaatttatgacctcttgtccttaactgattccggacttcgactatccctaatttatgtagaattggagaagctactctaagaggctgcgtgactttctctaaattcctcaattagtctcgccgactcgaatttcgtcaaggatctctatggaactctcccggtctttctttacctactctaaactatcgcgcccaaataaaatacgtatgtatgaaatacgcaattacatcttatatttaaatttccctctccgcgccattaatcgatgctatatatatatctagctatgttcgcgtggtcaactggccacgctacactgGAATTCAAAAAACTAACGAGAAATATACTATAGTGAAAATGGAAGATGTGCAAAATAATTCTAGTTATGGAAGAGTAATAGATAAGCTCAAAGCAGGTTTAAAGATAAACGAGAACCAAGGCAATAATAAGTATaagaataatgataataatggtGATAAAAACCTAGGTAGTAATATCCACAATAGTAATACCAAAGCAGGTTAGACCTATACGAAACTGATACGATCAGTGGAAACTACATAGTTTCTATTTCATTGAAAAACCATGCCATAACTAAATCAAAAAAATTTAACCTGATCAAAATATATAGATTTATCACGAGCAAAGGAGTAAATCCTGAATCAATTAAAATGGTCGGTTCCTCCAGAGCTGAAATGTCAACGAGAAATAAGACTGATGCTAATAAAATACTAAAGAAAGGCTCCCCGGAAGAAAGTACCATGTACACTTCAATACCTTTTAAAGTTAAATATAGGAAAGGTGTTATCACCGATTGGCAAGAGTCAATAGAGGAATTAAAGAACCAATTGTCCCCTAATCAAGGCAAATTCGAAATGGAAAGACTGAAGGGAAGGAAACGTCAGGGAAACGAAACTGTTTGGGAGGACAGTAAGACTATCCTGGTAAAATTCCACGGGGATTCGCTACCCACAAAATTACTAATAGGATATGGACACGTATGGGTCAAAGTGGAACCCTTTGTGGAGTCAGTCAAACAATGTTTTAAATGTCTGAGATTTGGACACACACAAAACAAGTGTAGAAGTCTGAAAAGAAGATGCTTTGTATGCAGTGATGATTTCCATGATTCCTGCAACAAAGAACCCAGCTTTTACAATTGTGGTGGAAAACATATCACTATCTCTAGACAGTGTACTATTTATCAAAAAGAAAGACTGACTAAAAAAATAATGGCTTATAAGAATGTGTCTTACAAGGTGGCTAAAGAAAGAGCCACAAACAATCCTTCTTATGCATCACATATTACAGAAAATAGTGGAATTTATAACAACTACCAACGACATGAATTTAATTATGAGAATAAGGACGACAAAGGAAACAGATATTTTCATCCGAAATTTCCATTGCTTAAGAAACAAAATAGAGTGGATTTCTGGGAGTCAATTACGGATCCAATAGAAGCAGGGACAGACAACTCTGGAAGAAACAGAATATCAAACCCGGATAACAGAACAGACAAAGTATATGATTCCAAATACAACAAGcaaagaacaacacaaaataagGATACCTGGGCGGATATAGCCTCGAAGCAAGCTTTAGGAAAACAACGTCAGATGGCCcactacaataataataataacgataatcTTAATAAACctaacattagaaaaaaaatcgACAAACACCAACGTTTGGATACTTATAGTAACAGGTTTGAATTACTGGGAGGACTAACAGAAAATTCAAATTATCACCAAAGTATGGACTCAGACATAAACTCCCGACTGGATCCCTTTCCACGAAAGTTCATCAAGCTACAATGAGGAGCTACCAGacgaaaagaataaaataacattaaaCAAGACTAAATGGTACGACAAAAACAATACAGAAACAGATTTCATGAAAACAAAGACGGACGAGGAGCTTATAGACCAGTTAATTTGTCTAATCCAAGAAAGAAAACTGGAAGACAGGTTGGAGGAGAACATCAGACAAAATAGACGTCTTTCTCTCTATAAGAAACATAAAAcctggaaagaagaagaaattatCAGAGGGCTCAACCAAGCCCCAGGGTCATCAATCccgaaaaaaacaaaaagaaaaattgacagggaaatagaaattgataaAAGGGGAGAAATGGTCAAGGATAACTTACACAAGGAAAACAATGAAGTAAATCATCAGGAAGAAGGAAGATGAGAACACCCTACTACTACAATACAAAACTTTTACAGCAATTTCAAGGTGGAAGAGGAAAGTGATCAAATACAAGCAATCAGAGACACACAAAACCTACACTCATAACAAATATGCCAGACAACTTTATCAGAATAGGATTATGGAATGCAAGAAGTATAAAAAATAAGATCAACGAAGTAAGAATCCTAACAGAGGAATTCGATATCCTATGCATCACCGAAACCTGGCTATCGAATAAACACTATGGAATCAATATCAAAGGTTATAATGTATACAGGAATGATAGACAGGAACCCCTTCAAAGCGGAGGCGTCTGTCTATTAATCAAAAATAACTTCAAGCACAGAGTAAATATCATAAGAGGACaggaaatgaaggaaacaaaTACCATCCATATCACAATATATAACTTTGAGAAAGAAATTGACATAGTTGCATCATACAAGAAACCTGGACTAAATTGGAACAAACAAAACTGGTTAAACCTTTTCAATAGTAGGAGAAAGAACATTGACACCATTTTCATGGGTGACTATAACGCGAAAAATCCCTTATGGAACTGTGTCAGTTCTAATAGGGATGGTGACATACTGGGGGATGTCATAATGGAATCAGACCTGTTTATAGGAAACTTTGACACAATCTCACGTATAGGAGATGAAAGGACAAACCCATCGAACCTCGACCTATTCATAACAACAATGAATATAATAGGTAAAAGTCAATATAGAAGTACTGGCGAACAATGGGGATCTGATCATTTCATCCTCGAGATGAAACTCTTTGACAATATTATATATTGCAAtaagagaaaaaagaataagaaaatatataatgaTATTACAATGAATTGGGATAAATTCAGAGAAAGTgtttgtggcggcccgcgcaaagagcacgccgaccaccgacaacatacaatgtatacgcggcggcgaccgtcctcggaaagccgcagcgaaacacgtgaagatcggcttcggggacggtcgccatctgctaaacaatcgactgacgcgagggagaatcggtcggtcaaaggtatgcgatcgacactcgctcgcgaacgtcggtataggacggttgacggtccaccgacgaataaagacgtatacccgcgaacacggcctcagtcatttcacccgactcccacataattggtgaccccgacgtgatctgtcgcgcaaaggcagagcgaaccgcggtagtgtgcagttcgggtgcataaaaaaaaattaattacggaaCGCAGCGATGACTGACGCGCTAGCGCCCGGTAACGCCAACGTCGTACCCTTGGCGGGCGTAGCACGAGTGGCCATAAAAATCCCACCGTTCTGGGAAAAGAACCCACGAATATGGTTCCAGCAATTGGAATCCCAGTTCGTCCTGTCTGGGATCACGCAGGACGTCACAAAGTACCACTACGTCACAGCGAACTTGGAGAACAAGTACGCTGACGTAGTGGTCGACATTATCGGCAGCCCGCCGGAAAGCAATATGTACGAAACGCTCAAGACGGAGCTCATACGGCGAATCGCGGATTCCAAGGAACAGGACATCCGAAACCTGCTGGAACACGAGGAGATCGGGGACCGGAAGCCTTCTGTCTTCCTGCGACGCCTGCAGGGCCTCGCCGCCGGTGCTGTGACAGACGAGTTCCTGAAGACGCTGTGGATGGCGCGGCTGCCAACGAACGTACAAACTGTGCTGGTGACGAGACGGAAGGACCCGCTGTCCGACCTCGCAGCCCTCGCCGATGCCGTCATCGAGGTGTCGTCCCGTCCGCAGGTCAACGCCGCATCGACGAGTCGAATGGACGAGACCCAGGCATTGAtagcggaactccgccgcgaaatCGCGGCCCTTCGCGTCGGTATGGACACCCGCCGCGCGCGGTCCAAGTCCCGCGGTCCTCGCGAAAGAAGGGCGTCGAAGTCGCGAAGCCGAAGCGACGAGGTACCACCTGGTGACGGCAGATGCTGGTACCACTGGAGGCACGGTCCCGCCGCGAGGAAGTGCCGCGACCCGTGTTCCCAGGCgacggaaaaccggcgggacggtCGTTGATGGCGGCGAACGACTCTGCGCCGGCTACAAGCCGCCTGTTCGTGACGGATCGGACAACAAAAATCACCTTCATGGTGGACACAGGATCCGACCTGTGCGTTTTCCCGCATTCGCGCGTGAGCGGTGCACGCGAAAGGACGGCATATGAACTTTACGCCGCGAACGGTTCAACGATCACGACGTACGGCTCCGTGAGGTTCGCGTTGAACTTCGGCCTGCGTCGGGACTTTTCGTGGCGGTTTGTGATCGCGGACGTTACAACTCCGATAATCGGCGCCGATTTTTTGAGCCATTACGGACTCCTGGTCGATATGCGCGCGAAAAAACTAATAGACGGTGTCACGACGctgtcggcggctggtcgtatagtgacgtgttgtgccgatagcgtgaaggcgatttccggtgagtccacctaccacaggatcctcgcgggattcccggacctcacgcggccgtcgggaggataccgcacggccaaacacgcgacgaagcaccacatccggacgacgccaggcccgccggtatcgtgcaagccccgtcggctggccccggataaactccgcatcgctaaggcggaattcgaggcgatggtgagggacggaacagcgcgccgatccgaaagctgttggtcatcggccctacacctgtcaccgaagaaaagcggcgagtggcgaccgtgcggggattaccgcgcattaaacgcgagaacaatcgcggacaaatatccggtgccgcacatcgaagatttcgcgcagcgcttggggggaaaaagcgtgttttctacgatagacttggtgcgcgcatacaaccagataccggtgaacccgcaggacatcgcgaaaaccgcgatcacgaccccgtttggtctgtttgaattcccctggatgtctttcggacttcgaaacgcagcgcagacattccagcggtttatggacgaagtgttacgcggcctcgactggtgctacgtttacatagacgatattctggtcgcatcgagctcagtcgaggaacacgaagagcacctacgcgaacttttttcccgcctaaacgagtacggggtgctcgtcaattgtgcgaagtgtgtgttcggtgcgccggaggtgacgtttctcggctacgcagtgtccgcgcacggtacccgaccgcttccagagaaagtcgaagcgattcgaactttcccgcgcccggaaacggtgaaagagctgcgacagtttctgggcgtaataaacttttatcgacgattcgtgcgaacggccgccgagatgcaggcgccactcaacgcggccctccagggtaacgtgaagggacgagcaccggtgacatggactccggagcgaatcgaggccttcgagaggtgcaaggaaagcctggcgcacgcagctcttctggcccatcccgacaccacgctgccccttgcgatcttcagcgacgcatcggatttcacggtaggcgctgcgttgcagcagcggtcacgcgacggatggcagccgttggctttctttacaaagaagttaacggcggccgagcgcaaatacagtccgtatgatcgggaactgctcgcgatatacaaggctgtacggtattttcggcatatggtcgagggtcgcgaattcacggtttttaccgaccataagccCATAACTTTCGCGTTCGCGCAGCGCCCCGAAAAACATACGCCGCGACAGTTCCGCTATCTGGACCTCATCGGCCAATTCACAACCGACATTCGGCATGTGGCCGGTCGAGACAACGTGGTCGCCGATGCTCTGTCCCGGATAGCGGAGATCTCTACCGCGATAGATTACGCGAAACTCGCGAAATCGCAGCGAGAGGACGAGGAGCTCCGAACGCTCCTGCGATCACCCGACTCCTCTCTTAATATCAAGAAAATAGAATTACCGAGCGACAACACCGAGTTGTACTGCGACGTTTCGACTTCCGCGTTACGACCATTCGTAACGAGGGAGTTCCGAGAACACGTGTTCACGTCGCTACACAATCTTGCGCACCCCGGTGCCAAGGCGACCGCGAAATTGGTCGCACAAAGATTCGTTTGGCCAGGTATGCAAAAAGATTGCAAAGCCTGGGCACGAGCGTGCGTACCATGCCAACGGGCGAAAACGGGTAGACACGTGTCTGCTCCGGTCGGTACTTTTCGAATTCCTTCGGCGCGTTTCGAACACGTCCACGTGGACATAGTAGGCCCGTTGCCGATGTCGAGGGGATATCGATACTGCGTGACGTGCGTCGATCGTTACACGCGCTGACCGGAGGCGTTCCCCGTCGAAAACATCACCGCCGAGACGGTGGCGTACGCGTTATTTTCGGGGTGGATCGCCCGATAGGGTACACCCCACCGAATCACTACCGATCAAGGGCGACAATTTGAATCTGCGTTGTTCAAGCAGTTGTCGCACCTTATCGGTACGAAACACCTCCGTacgaccgcgtaccacccggcggcaaacggcatggtggagcgattccaccgccagctgaaagcggcaatcgtttgccacgcggacagctgggccgacgcgttgccgatcgtccttctgggcattcgagccgcctggaaggaggacattcaagcgacctccgccgaaatggtttacggcgaaccgattcgcctaccgggcgagcttcttttagaccggcgagacgcgaacgttaacgacgaggcgttcatcgcgagattacgcgaacatttccgtgggttgcgtccgacgcctgtaacgcgccacggaaaaaagaaaacatttgtattcaaggacctcaatacgacgacgcaggtgttcgtgaggcacggcgcactgaaaagtgctttgcagcctgcgtacgacggtccttacgaggtgatggagcggcacccgaaacacttTAACATTCGTGTTAAAGATCGTgtggttccggtgtcgttagatCGCCTCAAACCCGCGTACCTGCTAAACGACGACGAGCAGGGTACACCGGACAGGCCCTCGCCGCGGGGGGTCAACAGCGATGCTCCGGTCCCCAGTACGGGGGAGCAAATCGAACGCTCGACAAGATCGGGAAGGCGCGTTCATTTTCCCGACCGCTATGCGGCGACTCCTTAGATTTAGTCATTAGTGTAAGTAGTTTGTAAGCAACAATGTATATagtattgtaaatagtaaacttgtagcggtaaataaaagcgagcgaacccctaatttcaccaaggggggtgatgtggcggcccgcgcaaagagcacgccgaccaccgacaacatacaatgtatacgcggcggcgaccgtcctcggaaagccgcagcgaaacacgtgaagatcggcttcggggacggtcgccatctgctaaacaatcgactgacgcgagggagaatcggtcggtcaaaggtatgcgatcgacactcgctcgcgaacgtcggtataggacggttgacggtccaccgacgaataaagacgtatacccgcgaacacggcctcagtcatttcacccgactcccacatgTTGAGTCGAAACTAGGTTATTTAATAGGCGAAACAGGgaataaagaagaaatacaCTTACAAACAATTCAGGACAGGTACAATAGACTCGAAACAATAATAAAAGAATCTATTATCGAAACCCAAGATATCAAAGTATATCCCATTGCAACAAAGTATATCCCATTGCTTCAACAATCGAACCAATAAAAACAATGAACTTAGTCAACGTCATCTGAACACAAGAACAGTTAATCCCATGAAGCTTCTTTTTAATAAGAGAAGCCCTCCTTGGTGGGATAAAGAATGTTGGGAAAATAGGAAAAACCTGAAAAAAgcttgtaacggttgcgtcttgcttgcgtggaggcgcgagcgaggcgcgcggtccctcccctagattcgctcagcgaccagggttcgttggagagggagaaggaagtggtTTAATAACTCAGGCCGTATTGGTGTAAAGAAAACTGATTTATTAATCGAAAAGAAACGTGGTTTGAAGAACAAAAGAATAACCTTGACTTCTTAATCGGATGACGTGGTTAAACtgatttattaattgaaaagaAACGTGGTTTAACGAACGAAAGAATAAACTCAACTTAGTAATCGGAAGACGTGGTCTAATGAACAAAATAAAAGAGTAAACTTGATTAAATAGTAACAGGCACCGTGACGTGGTACGCGGTTTATCCGCGcggattcccagacggtccggcggtgagctgctgatggccggtggcctaataaccaaaaataaatagaccgtaacggtggattccgacgcgagtatcttattttaattattcactAGAACTAGCCTATcgcaaccgcgggacgccggcacgggcTTCGGTCGCGTTCGTACGCTGGAAATattcgacgcgggcgagacgcgctcgcgggatcggggcctgccgtcggacgccctcggcgcggttcgggtacggtcgcggcgtgtatcgagagcgcggtgcgcggggagcgcggggagccgtgctcgctaacgcggtcctgagtcgggcgctctcggtgCGGTTCGGTTACGGTCGCGGCGTATATCGTGGACGCGGCGCGCGGAGAGCGCgggtgagccgtgctcgctaacgcggtcctgagtcgggcgctctcggcgcggttcggttacGGTCGCGGCGTATATCGTGGACGCGgcgcgcggggagcgcgggtgagccgtgctcgcta is a window of Halictus rubicundus isolate RS-2024b chromosome 4, iyHalRubi1_principal, whole genome shotgun sequence DNA encoding:
- the LOC143353833 gene encoding uncharacterized protein LOC143353833 gives rise to the protein MTDALAPGNANVVPLAGVARVAIKIPPFWEKNPRIWFQQLESQFVLSGITQDVTKYHYVTANLENKYADVVVDIIGSPPESNMYETLKTELIRRIADSKEQDIRNLLEHEEIGDRKPSVFLRRLQGLAAGAVTDEFLKTLWMARLPTNVQTVLVTRRKDPLSDLAALADAVIEVSSRPQVNAASTSRMDETQALIAELRREIAALRVGMDTRRARSKSRGPRERRASKSRSRSDEVPPGDGRCWYHWRHGPAARKCRDPCSQATENRRDGR